A region from the Stutzerimonas stutzeri genome encodes:
- a CDS encoding PAAR domain-containing protein — MAKPAARLSDTHSCPIPGHGSNPIAVGSPDVLFNNLPAARVGDASSCGGAIPEGEATILVNGKPVAFLGSPTTHGGSVVTGSGNILVGSSVSPAPFTAPAPLPNQLDEHFVLSDSDTGLPLANRPYKLKTASGKVIEGVTDEDGKTKRVAGYAAETVSVEFAPQTEIFVG; from the coding sequence ATGGCCAAGCCCGCTGCTCGCTTATCCGACACCCACTCCTGCCCCATCCCCGGCCACGGTTCCAACCCGATAGCGGTTGGTTCGCCCGACGTGTTGTTCAATAACCTACCTGCTGCCCGAGTCGGTGACGCCAGTAGCTGTGGCGGCGCGATACCAGAAGGCGAAGCCACTATCTTGGTCAACGGCAAGCCAGTTGCCTTCCTCGGCAGCCCCACGACGCATGGCGGCAGCGTCGTGACTGGCTCCGGCAATATCCTGGTCGGCTCGTCGGTGAGCCCGGCGCCCTTCACTGCGCCAGCGCCGCTACCCAACCAGTTAGACGAGCATTTCGTGCTCAGCGATAGCGATACCGGCCTGCCTTTGGCCAACCGCCCCTACAAGCTGAAGACGGCCTCCGGCAAGGTCATCGAAGGCGTTACCGACGAGGACGGCAAGACCAAACGTGTAGCAGGCTACGCGGCCGAAACCGTGTCCGTCGAGTTCGCCCCACAAACCGAAATCTTCGTTGGTTGA
- a CDS encoding aldo/keto reductase, which yields MTVPNIALKDAHQIPQLGLGVFQIPPEQTRQAVLDAFEIGYRHIDTAAIYKNEGGVGEAIADAGLPREQLFITTKLWNDQQGYDSTLRAFDKSMKKLKLDRLDLYLIHWPCPQRGEFLDTWKAFLRLREEGRVTSIGVSNFRVQDIELLIAETGETPVVNQIELHPYLQQQELVEYHAAKGIATEAWSPLARGGEMLGDPMIKALAEKYGKSAAQVVLRWHLDNGFVIFPKSVHAERLRENFDLFDFSLSADDISEIATLDRGQRIGPDPSALN from the coding sequence GTGACGGTTCCCAATATTGCTCTGAAAGACGCTCACCAGATCCCGCAGCTCGGCCTCGGCGTGTTCCAGATTCCACCGGAGCAGACCCGCCAGGCGGTGCTGGACGCCTTCGAGATCGGCTATCGGCACATCGATACCGCGGCGATTTACAAGAATGAAGGAGGCGTCGGCGAGGCCATCGCCGACGCCGGGCTGCCGCGCGAGCAGCTGTTCATCACCACCAAGCTGTGGAACGACCAGCAGGGTTACGACAGCACGCTACGGGCCTTCGACAAGAGCATGAAGAAGCTCAAGCTCGACCGGCTCGACCTCTACCTCATCCACTGGCCCTGCCCGCAGCGCGGCGAATTTCTCGATACCTGGAAGGCCTTCCTGCGCTTGCGTGAAGAGGGTCGCGTCACGTCCATCGGCGTGTCGAACTTTCGCGTGCAGGACATCGAACTGCTGATCGCCGAGACCGGCGAGACGCCCGTGGTTAACCAGATCGAGCTGCATCCCTATCTGCAACAACAGGAATTGGTCGAGTATCACGCCGCCAAAGGCATCGCCACCGAGGCCTGGAGCCCATTGGCACGCGGCGGCGAGATGCTGGGCGACCCGATGATCAAGGCCTTGGCAGAGAAATACGGCAAGAGCGCGGCGCAGGTGGTGCTGCGCTGGCACCTGGATAACGGCTTCGTGATTTTTCCGAAGTCGGTCCACGCCGAACGGCTGCGCGAGAACTTCGACCTGTTCGATTTCTCGCTCAGCGCGGACGATATTTCGGAAATCGCCACCCTGGACCGCGGCCAGCGCATCGGCCCGGATCCGTCAGCGCTCAACTAG
- a CDS encoding ABC transporter ATP-binding protein has product MLFRRFENLIDVFKPSPDVAPPAGMLRFYAHYLKQVWPLMTAVLVVGFFAAVIEVALFSFLGRLIDMAQATRDAGTFFAEHRNELLWMALVALVIRPLVFGLHNLLTHQAINPGLTNLIRWQNHRYVLKQSLNFFQNDFAGRIAQRVMQTGPSLRDSAMQVIDALWHVVVYAGSALYLFAAADLRLIVPLLLWIVGYSAALWYFVPRIRARSAAASAARSKVMGRVVDGYSNVATLKLFAHSREEESYAREAMQELLGKFRLQSRIITSLDFLITCMNGLLIVGTGALALWLWSEALISTGVIALALGLVIRINNMSEWIMWVVNGIFENVGTVQDGMQTIVQPRHVLDREGARPLEVEEGGVRFEDVHFHYGKKGGVISGLSIDIRPGEKIGLVGPSGAGKSTLVNLLLRLYDLESGRILIDGQNIAEVCQESLRANIGMVTQDTSLLHRSIRDNLRYGKPDASDDELWAAARKARADDFIATLDDSQGGHGFEAKVGERGVKLSGGQRQRIAIARVLLKDAPILVLDEATSALDSEVEAAIQESLDTLMEGKTVIAIAHRLSTIARMDRLVVIDQGRVIETGTHAELIERGGLYARLWQHQTGGFVGVD; this is encoded by the coding sequence ATGTTGTTCCGCCGTTTCGAAAACCTTATCGACGTCTTCAAGCCCAGCCCGGACGTCGCGCCACCGGCCGGCATGCTGCGCTTCTATGCGCATTACCTGAAGCAGGTCTGGCCGCTGATGACCGCCGTGCTGGTGGTCGGCTTCTTTGCGGCGGTGATTGAGGTGGCGCTGTTCAGTTTTCTCGGCCGGTTGATCGACATGGCCCAGGCGACCCGTGATGCCGGGACGTTCTTCGCCGAGCACCGCAACGAGTTGCTGTGGATGGCGCTGGTGGCGCTGGTCATCCGGCCCCTGGTGTTCGGCCTGCACAACCTGCTGACGCATCAGGCGATCAACCCGGGGCTGACCAACCTGATCCGCTGGCAGAACCACCGCTATGTGCTCAAGCAGAGCCTCAACTTCTTCCAGAACGACTTCGCCGGGCGCATCGCCCAGCGCGTGATGCAGACCGGCCCGTCACTGCGGGATTCGGCCATGCAGGTGATCGATGCGCTCTGGCATGTGGTGGTCTATGCCGGCAGCGCGCTGTATCTGTTCGCCGCCGCCGACCTGCGGCTGATCGTGCCCTTGCTGCTGTGGATCGTCGGCTACAGCGCCGCGCTCTGGTACTTCGTGCCGCGCATTCGGGCACGCTCGGCCGCTGCCTCCGCGGCGCGCTCGAAGGTCATGGGCCGGGTGGTCGACGGCTACAGCAACGTCGCCACGCTCAAGCTGTTCGCTCATTCACGGGAGGAGGAAAGCTACGCCCGCGAAGCCATGCAGGAGCTGCTCGGCAAGTTCCGCCTGCAGTCGCGCATCATCACCAGCCTGGATTTCCTCATCACCTGCATGAACGGCCTGTTGATTGTCGGTACCGGCGCGCTGGCGCTGTGGCTGTGGAGCGAGGCGCTGATCAGCACCGGCGTCATCGCCCTGGCGCTGGGGCTGGTGATCCGCATCAACAACATGTCCGAGTGGATCATGTGGGTGGTCAACGGCATTTTCGAAAACGTCGGCACCGTGCAGGACGGCATGCAGACCATCGTCCAGCCGCGCCACGTACTCGACCGCGAAGGCGCCAGGCCGCTCGAGGTGGAGGAGGGCGGCGTGCGCTTCGAGGACGTGCATTTCCATTACGGCAAAAAGGGCGGCGTGATCAGCGGGCTCAGCATCGACATCCGCCCGGGCGAGAAAATCGGCCTGGTCGGACCGTCCGGCGCGGGCAAGTCGACGCTGGTCAACCTGCTGCTGCGGCTGTATGACCTGGAGAGCGGGCGCATCCTCATCGATGGGCAGAACATCGCCGAGGTCTGCCAGGAAAGCTTGCGCGCCAACATCGGCATGGTCACCCAGGACACCTCGTTGCTGCACCGTTCGATCCGCGACAACCTGCGCTACGGCAAGCCGGACGCCAGCGATGACGAACTCTGGGCGGCAGCGCGCAAGGCGCGGGCGGACGACTTCATCGCCACCCTCGACGACAGCCAGGGCGGGCATGGCTTCGAGGCCAAGGTCGGCGAGCGGGGCGTGAAGCTCTCCGGTGGCCAGCGCCAGCGCATCGCCATCGCCCGCGTACTGCTCAAGGACGCGCCGATTCTGGTGCTCGACGAAGCCACCTCGGCGCTGGATTCGGAAGTCGAAGCCGCGATACAGGAGAGCCTCGACACCCTGATGGAAGGCAAGACGGTGATCGCCATCGCTCACCGGCTGTCGACCATCGCGCGCATGGATCGCCTGGTGGTGATCGACCAGGGCCGGGTCATCGAGACCGGCACCCATGCCGAACTGATCGAGCGCGGCGGCCTTTATGCGCGCCTGTGGCAGCACCAGACGGGCGGATTCGTCGGTGTCGATTGA
- a CDS encoding DUF4126 family protein codes for MTISSNLFWGALALGLVTGMRSTLAPAMTSRALAACDDIDEADEPARTLASHRTQQVLLPMAAAELLGDKMPFAPDRTIVPSMVFRALSGGVTAAALASMRREPMLLPALIGATAALVSSKIGLGLRKPYQPQPLLNAALGLAEDGLALTVGNAGLRRALG; via the coding sequence ATGACGATATCCAGCAATCTGTTTTGGGGCGCGTTGGCGCTTGGTCTGGTAACGGGCATGCGCAGCACACTGGCGCCGGCCATGACCAGCCGTGCGCTGGCCGCATGTGACGACATCGATGAAGCCGACGAGCCCGCGCGTACGCTGGCCTCGCACCGTACGCAGCAAGTTCTGCTGCCGATGGCAGCGGCGGAACTGCTGGGGGACAAGATGCCCTTTGCGCCGGATCGCACCATTGTCCCGTCGATGGTGTTCCGTGCGCTGTCGGGTGGCGTGACCGCGGCGGCGCTGGCGAGCATGCGCCGTGAGCCCATGCTGCTGCCGGCGCTGATCGGCGCCACCGCAGCGCTGGTGTCATCAAAGATCGGACTCGGCCTGCGTAAGCCTTACCAGCCGCAGCCCTTGCTCAACGCGGCGCTGGGGCTGGCCGAGGACGGTCTGGCGTTGACCGTCGGCAATGCCGGATTGCGCCGGGCGCTGGGTTAG
- the pnuC gene encoding nicotinamide riboside transporter PnuC: MTTLELIASALGVLSVWLTVRQNPLCWPIGLVMVSLYGWFFFEVRLYSQVLLNGVFAAMQVYGWWQWTRGSGSEGGRPVVGATAMEIGAGMLAAAVGSVGLGLMMAHTEAAYPGPDAALTAFSLLAQLWMALKRWQCWVLWIVVDALYVGFFVFQNYWLTAGLYGLFTLLAVMGLREWRQARLEVQQA, translated from the coding sequence ATGACCACCCTCGAACTCATCGCCTCCGCCCTCGGCGTCCTTTCCGTCTGGCTCACGGTGCGGCAGAACCCGCTGTGCTGGCCCATCGGGTTGGTGATGGTGTCGCTTTATGGGTGGTTTTTCTTCGAGGTGCGGCTGTATTCCCAAGTGCTGCTCAACGGCGTCTTTGCCGCCATGCAGGTCTATGGGTGGTGGCAGTGGACGCGGGGCAGCGGCAGCGAAGGAGGGCGGCCAGTAGTGGGCGCGACGGCGATGGAGATAGGCGCCGGGATGTTGGCGGCGGCGGTTGGTAGCGTCGGGCTGGGCCTGATGATGGCCCATACCGAGGCGGCTTATCCCGGGCCGGATGCGGCGCTGACCGCCTTCAGCCTGCTCGCGCAACTGTGGATGGCGCTCAAGCGCTGGCAGTGCTGGGTGTTGTGGATCGTGGTGGACGCGCTCTATGTCGGCTTCTTCGTCTTTCAGAACTACTGGCTCACCGCGGGACTGTATGGGTTGTTCACCCTGCTGGCGGTGATGGGGTTGCGCGAGTGGCGACAGGCGAGGCTGGAGGTGCAACAGGCGTAG
- a CDS encoding AAA family ATPase — protein sequence MKVLVLTGAESTGKSWLAARVQQRFGGVVVGEYVRHFIDSEQRDTCLADIPAIASGQLAWEDAARRQRPELLILETHLLSNMLWSQTLFGNCPAWLEDELLTRRYDLHLLLSPDGAEWHADGQRCQPDAAERWAFHEACRSWLQRNRQPFVEIAGDWARREQQAVAEIQALLTP from the coding sequence TTGAAGGTGCTGGTGCTCACCGGAGCCGAATCGACCGGCAAAAGCTGGTTGGCCGCACGCGTGCAGCAACGCTTCGGCGGGGTGGTGGTGGGCGAATACGTCCGGCATTTCATCGACAGCGAACAGCGCGATACCTGCCTGGCCGACATTCCCGCCATCGCCAGTGGCCAGCTGGCCTGGGAAGACGCCGCGCGCCGCCAACGACCGGAGCTGCTGATCCTCGAGACACATCTGCTGAGCAACATGCTCTGGAGCCAGACGCTGTTCGGCAACTGCCCGGCATGGCTGGAGGACGAACTGCTCACGCGCCGTTACGACCTCCATCTGCTGCTTTCGCCGGACGGTGCCGAATGGCATGCGGACGGCCAACGCTGCCAACCGGACGCCGCCGAGCGATGGGCTTTTCACGAAGCCTGCCGAAGCTGGCTCCAGCGGAATCGGCAGCCGTTCGTAGAGATTGCTGGAGACTGGGCCCGCCGCGAGCAGCAGGCTGTTGCAGAGATTCAGGCGTTGTTGACGCCATAG
- a CDS encoding YdgA family protein, which produces MKKLAVAVAVPLALIGAATFYTGTQVESLARDAVDQANVKLREMGVGAGAEVSLKLVSFDRGLLSSSARYQIDFEVPDDEGSSKQYSILLQDHLEHGPFPLSRLARGQLMPVAAQSHAQLERSPLTEKLFDAASGEIPLVGDTTIGYDGRQYGELRSAAFKLEDEEGSVRVSSSSINFEAAKDATAVRLDGELPELDMNLQNNATGQPVRISLRGLGLSVDNHEDANGFAQGPSAITLKRMEIQTGEAPAVIVQNASFDAALTEGERGLDLSAGYRVGQVDAQGQTFRNLALVFGLRNLEASKLKALIDRYKEVLDSGPTPQESLASMTAAQQQELQALGLQLLEHKPTLALDEFGFETAHGAARLSVVLDLQSPSDDAFTPDAMITSMLASLKAEAGIDKALVRDVVGLVAQSRQDGARLDPVALKQETDATTDLFSGMALESGWSRLEGERLVSSLHYADNRVNFNGREMSVQEFIGFAFGSAQGAGLLGE; this is translated from the coding sequence ATGAAAAAACTCGCAGTCGCCGTTGCCGTACCCCTGGCCCTTATCGGAGCCGCCACTTTCTACACCGGCACCCAGGTCGAATCGCTCGCTCGCGATGCCGTCGACCAAGCCAACGTCAAGCTGCGCGAGATGGGCGTAGGCGCCGGTGCGGAGGTCAGCCTGAAGCTGGTTAGCTTCGACCGTGGCCTGCTGTCCAGCTCGGCGCGCTACCAGATCGACTTCGAAGTGCCTGACGACGAAGGCAGCAGCAAGCAGTATTCGATCCTGCTGCAGGATCACCTGGAGCACGGCCCGTTCCCGCTTTCGCGCTTGGCCCGCGGCCAACTGATGCCGGTCGCCGCCCAGAGCCATGCCCAGCTCGAGCGGAGCCCTCTGACCGAAAAGCTGTTCGACGCCGCCTCGGGTGAAATCCCGTTGGTGGGCGACACCACTATCGGCTATGACGGCCGCCAATACGGCGAGCTGCGTTCGGCCGCCTTCAAGCTCGAAGACGAGGAGGGCTCGGTTCGCGTCTCGTCCAGCTCAATCAATTTCGAAGCGGCGAAGGACGCCACCGCGGTGCGCCTGGACGGCGAACTGCCGGAACTCGACATGAACCTGCAAAACAACGCCACCGGCCAGCCGGTGCGCATCAGTCTGCGCGGCCTTGGCCTGAGCGTGGACAATCACGAGGATGCCAATGGCTTCGCCCAGGGACCGTCAGCCATCACCCTCAAGCGCATGGAGATCCAGACCGGGGAGGCGCCTGCCGTGATCGTCCAGAACGCATCGTTCGACGCGGCACTGACCGAGGGTGAGCGTGGCCTCGACCTGTCGGCCGGCTACCGTGTCGGTCAGGTGGACGCCCAAGGCCAGACCTTCCGCAACCTTGCGCTGGTGTTCGGCCTGCGCAATCTCGAGGCCAGCAAACTCAAGGCGCTGATCGATCGCTACAAGGAAGTGCTCGACAGTGGCCCCACGCCGCAGGAGTCGCTCGCCAGCATGACTGCTGCCCAGCAGCAGGAACTGCAGGCGCTGGGGCTGCAGCTACTCGAGCACAAGCCGACATTGGCCCTCGATGAGTTCGGTTTCGAGACCGCGCATGGTGCGGCCCGCCTGTCCGTCGTGCTCGATCTGCAGAGCCCGAGTGACGATGCCTTCACCCCCGATGCGATGATCACCAGCATGCTCGCATCGCTCAAAGCCGAAGCCGGTATCGACAAGGCGCTGGTGCGTGACGTGGTCGGCCTCGTCGCGCAGAGCCGGCAGGACGGCGCGCGGCTTGACCCTGTTGCGCTGAAGCAGGAGACCGACGCCACCACCGACCTCTTCAGCGGCATGGCGCTGGAGTCGGGCTGGTCCCGCCTGGAAGGCGAGCGCCTGGTCAGCTCCCTGCATTACGCCGACAACCGGGTGAACTTCAACGGCCGCGAAATGAGCGTGCAGGAGTTCATTGGCTTTGCCTTCGGCTCGGCGCAGGGTGCGGGTCTGCTCGGCGAGTAA
- a CDS encoding aldo/keto reductase codes for MDYINLGRTGLKVSRLCLGCMTYGIPDRGKHPWTLDEAQSRPFIQKALELGINFFDTANAYSDGTSEEIVGRALKDFARRDEVVLATKVYMPLRDKPNNGGLSRKAIFNAIDESLQRLGTDYVDLYQIHRWDYATPIEETLEALHDVVKAGKARYIGGSSMYAWQFAKALYTAERHGWTRFVSMQNHVNLLNREEEREMLPLCAAEGIGVIPWSPLARGRLTRDWDTGSARSETDDFGRTLYQASEDADRRVVEAVARVAEARGVPRAQVALAWVAQKAEVTAPIIGASKPHHLDDAVAALELRLTDEEIAELEAPYVPHSVVGFS; via the coding sequence ATGGACTACATCAATCTCGGCCGGACCGGGCTCAAGGTGTCCCGCCTGTGCCTGGGCTGCATGACCTACGGCATCCCCGACCGCGGCAAACACCCCTGGACGCTGGACGAGGCGCAGAGCCGCCCGTTCATCCAGAAGGCGCTGGAGCTGGGCATTAATTTCTTCGACACGGCCAACGCCTATTCGGACGGCACCAGCGAGGAGATCGTCGGTCGCGCCCTGAAGGACTTCGCCCGTCGCGACGAGGTGGTGCTGGCGACCAAGGTCTACATGCCGCTACGCGACAAACCGAACAATGGCGGCTTGTCGCGCAAGGCCATTTTCAACGCCATCGATGAAAGCCTGCAGCGCCTGGGCACTGATTACGTCGACTTGTACCAGATCCATCGCTGGGACTACGCCACGCCCATCGAGGAAACGCTCGAAGCGCTGCACGACGTGGTCAAGGCCGGCAAGGCGCGCTACATCGGCGGCTCGTCGATGTACGCCTGGCAGTTCGCCAAGGCGCTGTACACCGCCGAGCGCCACGGCTGGACGCGCTTCGTCAGCATGCAGAACCACGTCAACCTGCTCAACCGCGAGGAAGAGCGCGAGATGCTGCCGCTGTGCGCGGCCGAGGGCATCGGTGTGATTCCGTGGAGCCCGCTGGCGCGCGGTCGGCTGACCCGCGACTGGGACACCGGCAGCGCCCGCAGCGAGACCGATGACTTTGGCCGCACGTTGTATCAGGCCAGCGAGGACGCGGACCGGCGCGTGGTCGAGGCGGTGGCGCGGGTCGCTGAAGCGCGCGGCGTACCGCGGGCGCAGGTGGCGCTCGCCTGGGTGGCGCAGAAAGCCGAGGTCACGGCCCCGATCATTGGCGCCTCGAAACCGCATCACCTGGACGACGCGGTCGCGGCGCTCGAGCTGCGGCTGACAGACGAGGAAATTGCCGAGCTCGAAGCGCCCTATGTGCCGCATTCGGTGGTGGGTTTCAGCTAG
- a CDS encoding DUF1993 domain-containing protein, with translation MQLTTLLVPTYIQMLKTLSGWLKKAQAQLPEAEAQALLSARLAPDMYPLSTQVRFACVQAREAVCRLRGEPLPAAINELLNEGRQAVKHPGSLAEAYARIDETVTLLDGLAADALDAKADKPIAHELPNGMIFDLSAEQYARDWTLAQFYFHVMTAYSILRNQGINLGKADYVAHMLPYLRPESIPKG, from the coding sequence ATGCAGCTAACGACACTCCTCGTTCCAACCTACATACAAATGCTCAAAACTCTTTCAGGCTGGCTGAAGAAAGCGCAGGCCCAGCTACCGGAAGCAGAGGCGCAGGCGCTGTTATCCGCACGTCTAGCGCCCGACATGTATCCGCTGTCCACTCAGGTTCGCTTTGCTTGTGTGCAGGCGCGGGAGGCCGTGTGCCGTCTGAGAGGAGAGCCGCTGCCAGCTGCCATTAACGAGCTGTTGAACGAGGGCCGACAGGCTGTCAAACACCCCGGATCGCTTGCAGAGGCTTATGCCCGTATCGATGAGACGGTCACGTTACTCGACGGCCTCGCAGCCGATGCGCTGGATGCGAAGGCAGACAAGCCAATCGCCCACGAACTGCCAAACGGGATGATTTTTGACCTGAGCGCGGAGCAATACGCCCGTGACTGGACGCTGGCGCAGTTCTATTTCCACGTCATGACCGCCTATTCGATATTGCGTAATCAGGGGATCAATCTCGGCAAGGCCGATTACGTGGCGCACATGCTGCCTTATCTGCGTCCTGAATCGATTCCAAAGGGGTAG
- a CDS encoding bifunctional metallophosphatase/5'-nucleotidase, whose amino-acid sequence MRTRILDWLFAASLVGIAAPTLAQTQGQAEHGSIERDYREERLEALKARQQAAERRSWRAPDWRPEPVVSINLLSINDFHGQLSPRSVAGRPAGGAAVLAAYLKAASNDNTLIVHDGDQVGASPPNSALLQDEPSISFFSLLANPHCRDFSRQMQMPRSVQPFAQQRCNLIGTLGNHEFDDGRTELLRLLTGGNHRNGPFLDDPWQGARFPMVSSNVIDQSTGESLLPPYSIYFSDGVRIGVIGAVLKETPSIVSPSGVAGLRFIDEADAINQSVAELRRHGVHAIVVALHQGGQQSSYDGPTNPEADTVTGPVVDIIERLDDEVDVVISGHAHGFTNALVPNANGKPILVTQAFSAGTAYADIELVVSRRSRDIVEKSAAILTTWADQGAGLSPDPQVAALVAQTDVQVEPLVARVVGVAQGDINRTETPAGESALGNLIADAQRVATDAQISFMNPGGIRADLASGEVTWGELFAIQPFANDLVSMDLTGAQIKTLLEQQWIGQSYTRLLKPSGIRYSWSASRPEGNRVIEIHDAGGAPINPAAIYRVTVNFFLAGGGDNFTILTEGQNRVVGPVDLDALVDYIEALPQPFNGGIEGRIRRVD is encoded by the coding sequence ATGCGCACGCGCATCTTGGATTGGCTGTTCGCCGCCAGCCTGGTCGGCATCGCCGCCCCGACGCTGGCACAAACGCAAGGGCAGGCCGAGCACGGCTCCATCGAGCGGGACTACCGTGAAGAGCGCCTGGAGGCTCTCAAGGCCCGCCAGCAGGCCGCCGAGCGTCGCAGTTGGCGTGCCCCGGACTGGCGACCCGAGCCGGTAGTGTCGATCAACCTGCTCAGCATCAATGATTTCCACGGTCAGCTGTCGCCGCGCAGTGTCGCCGGGCGTCCTGCCGGAGGCGCCGCCGTGCTCGCCGCCTACCTCAAGGCCGCCAGTAACGACAATACGCTGATCGTGCACGACGGCGACCAGGTCGGCGCTTCCCCTCCCAACTCCGCGCTGCTGCAGGACGAGCCCTCGATCAGCTTTTTCAGTCTGCTGGCCAACCCGCATTGCCGAGATTTCAGCCGGCAAATGCAGATGCCTCGCAGCGTGCAGCCCTTCGCCCAGCAGCGCTGCAACCTGATCGGCACCCTCGGCAACCACGAGTTCGATGACGGCCGTACCGAGCTACTGCGCCTGCTCACCGGTGGCAACCACCGCAACGGGCCGTTCCTCGACGACCCGTGGCAAGGCGCACGCTTTCCCATGGTGTCGAGCAACGTGATCGACCAAAGCACCGGTGAATCCCTGCTGCCACCCTACTCCATCTACTTCAGCGATGGCGTGCGTATTGGCGTGATCGGTGCGGTACTGAAGGAAACCCCGTCGATCGTCTCGCCGAGCGGCGTGGCCGGCCTGCGCTTCATCGACGAGGCGGACGCCATCAACCAGTCCGTGGCCGAGCTGCGCCGGCATGGCGTGCATGCCATCGTCGTCGCCCTGCACCAGGGCGGCCAGCAAAGCAGCTATGACGGCCCGACCAACCCCGAGGCCGACACGGTTACCGGCCCGGTGGTCGATATCATCGAGCGTCTGGATGACGAGGTGGACGTGGTCATCTCCGGCCACGCCCACGGCTTCACCAATGCCCTGGTACCCAATGCCAACGGCAAACCGATCCTCGTGACCCAGGCATTCTCGGCCGGCACCGCCTATGCCGATATCGAACTGGTGGTCAGCCGCCGCAGCCGCGATATCGTCGAAAAGTCCGCCGCCATACTCACCACCTGGGCCGACCAGGGCGCCGGGCTTTCGCCGGATCCGCAGGTCGCCGCCCTGGTGGCACAGACGGATGTGCAGGTCGAGCCGTTGGTTGCGCGCGTGGTGGGCGTGGCCCAGGGCGACATCAACCGCACCGAAACGCCAGCCGGCGAATCGGCACTGGGCAACCTGATTGCCGATGCCCAGCGTGTCGCCACTGACGCGCAGATCAGCTTCATGAACCCGGGCGGCATCCGTGCCGATCTGGCGAGCGGTGAGGTGACCTGGGGCGAATTGTTCGCCATCCAGCCCTTCGCCAACGACCTCGTCTCGATGGACCTGACCGGCGCGCAGATCAAGACGCTGCTCGAACAGCAATGGATCGGCCAGAGCTATACCCGCCTGCTCAAGCCTTCCGGCATCCGCTACAGCTGGTCCGCCAGCCGCCCCGAAGGCAACCGCGTGATCGAGATCCATGACGCGGGCGGTGCGCCGATCAACCCGGCCGCCATCTACCGCGTCACCGTGAATTTCTTCCTTGCCGGCGGCGGCGACAATTTCACGATCCTCACCGAAGGCCAGAACCGCGTCGTCGGCCCGGTGGATCTGGATGCGCTGGTCGACTACATCGAAGCATTGCCGCAGCCGTTCAATGGCGGCATCGAAGGGCGAATCCGGCGCGTCGATTGA
- the yghU gene encoding glutathione-dependent disulfide-bond oxidoreductase, with amino-acid sequence MPDTPYVPPKVWTHDAPSGGKFASINAPTAGAREEKALPVGKHPLQLYSLATPNGVKVSIMLEELLALGHSGAEYDAWLIKIGDGDQFGSGFVEINPNSKIPALADHSVDGEPLRVFESGSILVYLAEKFGAFLPSETRARTETLNWLFWQMGSAPFLGGGFGHFYAYAPEKYEYPINRYAMEVKRQLDVLDRQLAENRYIAGDAYTIADMAIWPWYGVLARGELYEAGEFLSVQDCKHVQRWAAEVAERPAVIRGRKVNRTWGDESEQAAERHSAADLD; translated from the coding sequence ATGCCTGATACCCCTTACGTACCGCCGAAAGTCTGGACCCACGACGCACCCTCAGGTGGCAAGTTCGCCAGCATCAACGCGCCCACCGCCGGCGCGCGCGAGGAGAAGGCGCTGCCGGTCGGCAAGCATCCGCTGCAGCTCTACTCGCTGGCCACGCCCAACGGCGTGAAGGTCTCGATCATGCTCGAAGAGCTGCTCGCGCTCGGCCACAGTGGCGCGGAATATGACGCCTGGCTGATCAAGATCGGCGATGGCGATCAGTTCGGCAGCGGCTTCGTCGAGATCAACCCGAACTCCAAGATTCCAGCCCTGGCCGATCACAGCGTCGACGGCGAGCCACTGCGGGTGTTCGAGTCCGGCTCAATCCTGGTCTACCTCGCGGAAAAATTCGGCGCCTTCCTGCCGAGCGAAACCCGCGCACGCACCGAAACGCTGAACTGGCTGTTCTGGCAGATGGGCTCGGCGCCCTTCCTCGGCGGCGGTTTCGGGCATTTCTATGCCTACGCGCCGGAGAAGTACGAGTACCCGATCAACCGCTACGCCATGGAGGTCAAGCGCCAGCTCGATGTGCTGGATCGCCAACTGGCCGAGAACCGCTACATAGCCGGCGACGCCTACACCATCGCCGACATGGCCATCTGGCCCTGGTACGGCGTGCTGGCCCGTGGCGAGCTGTACGAGGCTGGTGAATTCCTTTCCGTGCAGGACTGCAAGCACGTCCAACGCTGGGCCGCGGAAGTGGCCGAACGCCCCGCCGTGATCCGCGGGCGCAAGGTCAACCGCACCTGGGGCGACGAATCGGAGCAGGCCGCCGAGCGCCACAGCGCAGCTGACCTGGATTGA